In a genomic window of Dyadobacter fermentans DSM 18053:
- a CDS encoding sensor histidine kinase gives MQLPIFRLLILVTFCFPAFGQSLFPELNLDPDNIKKAQAMESEAMAQNDSVLLGKAWFLFGNTYKKAGNFSRGNEYFLKVIRILKGKDSKELAMAYLTLNEGIHVNGRSRVDYENACIALDIFSRMEDNSGIALAYNYITSFYKRIWIWDKQELKKTAAIPERSDTIRHCIDAIAFHASVAKDTTMMAEAHLQLADLYRHFNDKRAITELDDAYLLFLAKGDNNAVVHTICHMASAFLKFRDMPNAIKSVDKAEKLMSQKQIADYWTSTHLIEAQVDVFVAAKLWKRAFEAASTLNHLYAQRRSGDRDNAIQSFYLKEEAEKKEAEIQAQRAELEAARAERNFTLAMGALLLLAIITSLVFYFLYKKNRQISAKNQDLVREQNHRVKNNLQVIASLLSLQSDQLDDTPARRLIDETLLRIESMAILHRRLYDGEQLAQVDLADFIPEIVRGVLETLGVKQVSLDYQLASVLLGADKATPVGLIVNELTTNACKYAFGRTPNPRFRIECFEHNRVIRLVVTDNGPGMEGVNLSVPLKSLLKSHSSTFGIALIQSQILQLNGKGQFTGATPPDTGVSFQLEFARAWPAPGSLVTSAVSFSKS, from the coding sequence ATGCAGCTTCCCATTTTCCGGCTTTTGATTTTGGTCACGTTCTGTTTTCCGGCATTCGGACAATCCCTTTTTCCGGAACTGAACCTCGATCCGGATAATATCAAAAAAGCGCAGGCGATGGAATCGGAAGCGATGGCTCAAAACGACTCGGTTTTACTGGGAAAGGCGTGGTTTTTGTTTGGTAATACCTATAAAAAGGCAGGAAACTTCTCGCGGGGAAATGAATATTTTTTGAAGGTGATCCGCATTCTCAAAGGCAAAGATTCAAAAGAGCTGGCAATGGCCTATCTGACATTAAATGAGGGAATTCATGTCAATGGCAGGTCACGCGTGGACTATGAAAATGCCTGTATAGCGCTCGATATATTCAGCCGGATGGAAGATAACAGCGGCATCGCATTGGCCTACAATTACATTACCAGCTTTTATAAAAGAATATGGATTTGGGACAAGCAGGAGCTGAAAAAAACCGCTGCGATCCCGGAAAGAAGCGACACAATCCGCCATTGCATTGATGCGATCGCATTCCACGCGAGTGTGGCCAAGGACACTACCATGATGGCCGAAGCGCATTTGCAGCTGGCGGATCTTTACCGGCATTTCAATGACAAGCGGGCCATTACCGAGCTCGACGACGCCTATCTTTTGTTTCTGGCAAAAGGCGACAACAATGCGGTCGTTCACACGATTTGCCACATGGCCTCGGCATTCCTGAAATTCCGTGATATGCCGAATGCGATCAAAAGCGTGGATAAGGCCGAGAAACTGATGTCGCAAAAGCAAATCGCCGATTACTGGACCAGCACGCATCTCATTGAGGCCCAGGTCGATGTGTTCGTGGCAGCCAAATTATGGAAAAGGGCTTTTGAGGCAGCGTCAACACTGAACCATCTATACGCGCAGAGGCGCTCCGGCGATCGCGATAACGCCATCCAGTCGTTTTATTTAAAGGAAGAGGCCGAAAAAAAGGAAGCGGAAATCCAGGCCCAGCGAGCGGAGCTGGAAGCGGCCCGGGCCGAGCGGAATTTTACACTGGCCATGGGCGCGCTGCTGCTGCTCGCCATCATTACTTCGCTGGTATTCTATTTTTTATACAAAAAGAACAGGCAGATCAGCGCAAAAAACCAGGACCTGGTGCGTGAGCAAAACCACAGGGTCAAAAACAACCTGCAAGTGATCGCCAGCTTGCTTAGTCTGCAATCGGATCAACTGGACGATACCCCGGCGCGTCGTTTGATCGACGAAACGCTTCTCCGGATCGAATCGATGGCCATTTTGCACCGGCGGCTTTACGATGGCGAGCAGCTGGCGCAGGTGGACCTCGCCGATTTCATCCCCGAAATCGTCCGTGGCGTGCTCGAAACGCTGGGTGTAAAACAGGTAAGCCTCGACTACCAGCTCGCAAGCGTGCTGCTCGGCGCCGATAAAGCGACGCCCGTGGGGCTGATCGTGAACGAGCTTACGACCAATGCCTGCAAATATGCCTTCGGTCGGACACCCAACCCGCGCTTTCGCATTGAATGCTTTGAGCATAATCGGGTAATCCGGCTCGTGGTGACCGACAATGGACCGGGAATGGAAGGGGTTAACCTGTCGGTTCCGCTGAAATCGCTGCTCAAAAGCCACTCCTCCACCTTCGGGATCGCGCTCATCCAGTCGCAGATCCTCCAACTGAACGGCAAGGGCCAGTTTACCGGCGCCACGCCGCCCGACACGGGCGTGAGTTTCCAGCTGGAATTCGCACGTGCATGGCCTGCCCCGGGAAGCCTTGTTACTTCGGCTGTTTCGTTTTCAAAATCGTAA
- a CDS encoding response regulator yields the protein MPPLRILIVEDIVLTALDLRNSLEKNGYVVTAIARNMEEVRQAVVQTLPDLALIDIILEGSDASGIEIAQYLTELRPIPIIYLTANSEEEQFRKAQLTRPAAYLLKPFRISDVIFNVELAYHNFKAADHDPERHLMLPTNGGLELVDLDEVAYLKAAGAYTEVVLADGTTYLVSSGLGQTGLYFRGANFFRLSRSFVVNIQYIKRVKEGELLLRDGITKISLPDGARKELLNKFTILKTKQPK from the coding sequence ATGCCCCCGTTACGAATACTGATTGTTGAGGATATCGTCCTGACCGCCCTGGACCTGAGAAATTCACTTGAAAAAAACGGCTACGTCGTCACCGCGATCGCCCGGAATATGGAGGAGGTGCGACAGGCCGTGGTGCAAACGCTCCCGGACCTCGCGCTGATCGACATCATCCTGGAAGGCTCGGATGCGTCGGGGATCGAAATCGCCCAGTATTTGACCGAATTGCGGCCCATTCCCATCATTTACCTTACCGCGAATTCCGAAGAGGAGCAGTTCAGGAAAGCACAGCTGACCCGTCCGGCAGCCTATCTTTTGAAGCCATTCAGGATCAGCGATGTGATTTTCAATGTCGAATTGGCTTATCACAATTTCAAAGCGGCGGATCACGATCCGGAGCGGCACCTGATGCTGCCGACCAATGGCGGACTGGAACTCGTGGACCTCGATGAGGTGGCCTATCTGAAAGCCGCCGGCGCTTATACGGAGGTGGTTTTGGCCGATGGCACTACGTATCTCGTCAGTTCCGGCCTCGGGCAAACCGGGCTGTATTTCCGTGGAGCCAATTTTTTCCGGCTCTCGCGCTCGTTTGTGGTCAATATCCAGTACATCAAGCGCGTGAAGGAAGGCGAACTTCTGCTGCGTGACGGCATTACGAAAATTTCCCTGCCCGACGGCGCCCGCAAGGAGCTGCTGAATAAGTTTACGATTTTGAAAACGAAACAGCCGAAGTAA
- a CDS encoding acyltransferase family protein, with protein MPTKGIPSNALVSKPHYPILDGLRGVAALTVICFHVFEAFATSHLDQKINHGYLAVDFFFILSGFVVGYAYDDRWDKITIRDFLKRRLIRLHPMVVMGALIGAAVFYLQGCAAWDVSKVSAGSLVVATVINAFLIPATPGLEIRGVGEMYPLNGPSWSLFYEYIGSILYAFYLRKLGTRALAWLVAIAGAGLAAFAVWGPYGDICVGFSLTPENTLGGFLRLLFSFPAGLLLSRVFKPLPVKSAFWPGSAAVVVLSAIPRVGGSDQLWLNGLYDSVCVIVIFPLLVRIGASAQVTGETTTRICRFLGDISYPLYMVHYPFIYWYYAWVKNENLTFGQSLPGALALVVGSVVLAYMCLKLYDEPLRRFLSKRLAGRRP; from the coding sequence ATGCCCACAAAAGGAATTCCTTCGAATGCACTCGTCTCCAAACCGCATTACCCTATACTGGACGGCCTGCGCGGCGTAGCGGCACTAACGGTGATCTGTTTCCATGTGTTCGAAGCATTCGCGACCAGCCATCTGGACCAAAAAATCAACCACGGTTATCTGGCGGTCGATTTTTTCTTCATCCTCTCGGGCTTCGTGGTCGGCTATGCGTACGACGACCGCTGGGATAAGATCACCATCCGCGACTTCCTCAAACGCCGGCTTATACGCCTGCACCCGATGGTGGTGATGGGTGCGCTCATCGGTGCGGCGGTGTTTTATTTGCAGGGCTGCGCCGCCTGGGACGTGTCCAAAGTATCGGCCGGCAGCCTGGTCGTTGCCACGGTGATCAACGCATTCCTCATACCGGCCACGCCGGGACTCGAAATCCGCGGGGTAGGGGAGATGTACCCGCTGAATGGCCCGAGCTGGTCGCTGTTTTACGAATACATCGGCAGTATCCTCTATGCCTTCTATCTGCGGAAGCTCGGCACCCGGGCGCTGGCCTGGCTCGTCGCAATCGCTGGTGCGGGCCTGGCTGCATTTGCCGTCTGGGGGCCCTACGGCGACATTTGCGTAGGATTTTCCCTCACTCCCGAAAACACGCTCGGCGGATTTTTACGTTTGTTATTCTCTTTTCCCGCAGGCCTCCTGCTCTCGCGCGTTTTCAAACCCCTTCCGGTGAAGAGCGCATTCTGGCCAGGCAGCGCGGCCGTTGTGGTCCTGTCGGCTATCCCGCGGGTCGGCGGCAGCGACCAGTTGTGGTTAAACGGTCTGTACGATTCGGTTTGCGTCATCGTCATCTTTCCATTGCTGGTCCGGATAGGCGCCTCGGCGCAGGTTACAGGTGAAACCACGACGCGGATATGCCGGTTTCTCGGCGATATTTCTTACCCGCTTTATATGGTGCATTACCCGTTCATCTATTGGTATTATGCGTGGGTCAAAAACGAGAACCTCACATTCGGGCAATCGCTTCCCGGGGCGCTGGCACTCGTAGTGGGATCGGTAGTGCTCGCTTACATGTGCCTGAAACTGTACGACGAGCCCTTGCGCAGGTTTTTGAGCAAGCGTTTGGCGGGCCGCAGGCCGTAA
- a CDS encoding acyl carrier protein — MPKTFSEISEWIAAKISKHAEIDPSQVAIDADIVHFRLDSLILVNITTELEEYVGMELSPSIFWEMRTIAATSQWIAENQEV, encoded by the coding sequence ATGCCCAAGACTTTTAGTGAGATTTCTGAATGGATCGCCGCGAAGATTTCAAAACACGCCGAAATTGATCCTTCCCAGGTTGCCATCGATGCCGACATCGTTCATTTCCGCCTCGATTCGCTCATTCTCGTCAACATCACCACCGAGCTCGAAGAATACGTCGGGATGGAATTAAGTCCCTCCATTTTCTGGGAAATGCGCACCATCGCCGCTACCAGCCAATGGATTGCTGAAAATCAGGAAGTATAA
- a CDS encoding cytochrome P450 — protein MSATSIWSAKKEVNQNYTELIADVRKSDPLHINMFGDLVAMDYANVKKILADSDNFKNFDFTERFKVVSALSDNDPGLLEFGESLRYWLLFMNGEKHAEHRRFVNQKFYQANYEQITLDAITEVIAALDGQEEADLVEMARQFSFLIISKIIDLDKADFDFIQKFSYVITFIFEKTLSVTELLECASMSRTFHSYLSETFSRHEREATNSLLLEMREVMGSARAPQLIGTWEFLVNAATETTTLLLTKSIAALIENRDKVINWNAHNECAIAVEELIRYVSPVNWIPRQVAAEMEFEGLQLRKGQTVLLGLASANRDPAVFQNPDTFTPTRKPNPHIGFGFGMHHCLGARLSRFELQKFLPRFMAAFPDIRLHPTKAPQWDSKIFFRGFKTLPVLLK, from the coding sequence ATGTCCGCCACCTCGATCTGGTCAGCCAAAAAAGAGGTCAATCAAAACTATACCGAGCTCATTGCCGACGTGCGAAAGTCGGACCCTCTGCATATTAATATGTTCGGCGACCTGGTGGCGATGGATTACGCGAACGTGAAAAAGATCCTGGCCGATTCGGACAATTTCAAAAACTTCGATTTTACGGAAAGATTCAAGGTCGTATCCGCGCTGTCGGACAACGACCCCGGCCTGCTGGAATTCGGCGAGAGCCTCCGGTATTGGCTGCTCTTTATGAATGGTGAAAAACATGCCGAGCACCGGCGCTTTGTGAACCAGAAGTTTTATCAGGCCAACTACGAACAAATCACACTCGACGCTATTACGGAAGTCATAGCCGCGCTCGACGGCCAGGAAGAAGCCGACCTCGTAGAAATGGCGCGGCAGTTCAGCTTCCTCATTATCAGCAAGATCATCGATCTCGACAAAGCGGATTTCGACTTCATCCAGAAGTTTTCCTACGTGATTACCTTCATATTCGAAAAGACCTTGTCGGTGACCGAACTGCTGGAATGTGCCTCCATGTCGCGCACTTTCCATAGCTATCTTTCCGAAACATTCAGCCGTCACGAACGCGAGGCCACCAACAGCCTCCTGCTCGAAATGCGCGAGGTAATGGGAAGTGCAAGGGCCCCGCAGCTGATCGGCACCTGGGAATTCCTCGTCAATGCGGCTACGGAAACCACCACGCTGCTGCTCACCAAAAGCATTGCCGCGCTGATCGAAAACCGCGACAAGGTGATCAACTGGAACGCACATAACGAATGCGCCATCGCCGTGGAGGAGCTGATCCGCTACGTGAGTCCGGTGAACTGGATACCCCGGCAGGTGGCCGCCGAAATGGAATTTGAAGGCCTGCAACTGCGAAAAGGACAAACCGTGCTGCTGGGCCTGGCCTCCGCCAACCGCGACCCGGCCGTGTTCCAGAACCCCGATACGTTTACGCCCACCCGCAAGCCTAACCCGCATATCGGTTTCGGTTTTGGCATGCATCATTGCCTCGGCGCAAGGCTCTCGCGGTTCGAATTGCAGAAATTCCTGCCGCGTTTCATGGCTGCGTTCCCAGACATCCGTTTGCACCCGACCAAAGCGCCGCAATGGGATTCCAAGATCTTTTTCAGAGGCTTTAAAACATTACCCGTGCTGTTAAAATAG
- a CDS encoding MBOAT family O-acyltransferase yields the protein MLVASILFNLSWSGKYWIVWLVLVLICYVSGKALSNQAYSKKHRKILLSLSIAICLSPLLFFKYLVPVHNSMSLVALNWIAPIGISYYTFLIIGYLYDVYRKYIKPESHLGYLMIYLGFFPTLLAGPLERTRQLVPQLKAPKPYEQDNIKGGIYFIVWGLFKKIVLAARLGDLTGPVFDRPESYTSMSVTLAILLFSVQLYCDFSGYCDIATGSARLFGIRLSKNFSNRYYFTPSRTESWTAWNITVTSWFRDYIFFNISKGVTNQKRLEFNRLVTFIITGLWHGPSWSFVIWGALQWVYINIEMRTKQFWQKFYAATGLVRLGMAIGTQAHHVWRVVVRLLTGTLIMGWFRAAELSSGVRLYSSMFGFGSGVTSLLTSSFLLTTALFLVMDFYNYKMGEQEDIASFMLKKSAAYRTVSMLLLVQLVLVFGRPSVANFYYIQF from the coding sequence TTGCTAGTTGCAAGTATTTTATTCAACCTCAGTTGGAGCGGGAAATACTGGATCGTTTGGCTCGTACTGGTGCTTATCTGCTATGTTTCCGGCAAAGCGCTGAGCAACCAGGCCTATTCCAAAAAACATCGGAAAATACTGCTATCGCTTTCCATCGCGATTTGCCTTTCTCCTTTGTTGTTTTTCAAATACCTGGTCCCGGTCCATAATTCCATGTCGCTGGTGGCGCTGAACTGGATCGCACCGATCGGCATTTCTTACTACACGTTTCTCATCATCGGTTACCTGTACGATGTGTACCGGAAATACATCAAGCCCGAAAGCCATCTCGGTTACCTGATGATCTACCTCGGGTTTTTCCCTACGCTGCTAGCCGGCCCGCTCGAACGTACGCGCCAGCTCGTTCCCCAGCTCAAAGCGCCCAAACCGTATGAGCAGGACAACATCAAGGGAGGCATTTACTTCATTGTGTGGGGGTTATTCAAAAAAATCGTCCTCGCAGCCCGGCTGGGCGACCTCACCGGACCGGTTTTCGACCGGCCCGAATCCTACACAAGCATGTCCGTCACGCTGGCTATTCTGCTGTTTTCGGTGCAGCTCTATTGTGATTTTTCAGGCTACTGCGACATTGCTACCGGCTCGGCCAGGCTCTTTGGGATACGCTTGAGCAAGAACTTCTCGAACCGCTACTATTTCACGCCCTCGCGCACAGAATCGTGGACGGCCTGGAACATTACCGTCACCTCCTGGTTCCGCGACTACATTTTCTTCAACATCAGCAAAGGCGTCACGAACCAGAAAAGACTCGAATTCAACCGGTTAGTCACATTCATCATCACCGGCCTCTGGCACGGGCCGAGCTGGTCGTTCGTGATCTGGGGCGCGCTGCAATGGGTGTACATCAATATCGAAATGCGCACGAAGCAGTTCTGGCAAAAGTTTTACGCCGCCACCGGCCTCGTGCGGCTGGGCATGGCCATCGGCACGCAGGCGCATCATGTGTGGCGCGTGGTGGTGCGGCTGCTTACGGGCACGCTCATTATGGGGTGGTTCCGTGCCGCGGAACTGAGCAGTGGCGTGCGGCTGTACAGCAGCATGTTCGGCTTCGGGTCCGGCGTAACGTCGCTGCTCACATCCAGTTTCCTGCTCACGACCGCGCTTTTCCTGGTTATGGATTTTTATAATTACAAAATGGGCGAACAGGAAGACATCGCTTCATTCATGCTGAAAAAAAGCGCTGCCTACCGGACCGTCTCGATGCTGCTGCTCGTGCAGCTTGTGCTGGTGTTCGGGAGGCCGTCGGTAGCCAATTTTTACTACATTCAGTTCTGA
- a CDS encoding DUF6250 domain-containing protein: MTRIFEIISRTARGVVLLFCIQAAAQPAYSQNDGRGSNATLLHSDDFTQEPLAGRWIAETEPKGRSRVRAQDGRLILDTGGGVTVWFKPKLEGNIRIEYDWTVLVDSGRNDRLSDLNQFWMATNPRNADLFAANAQARSGSFAEYDSLSLYYVGFGGNTNTTTRFRKYHGDGTKPLLKEYLDAPHLLKPNHTYHIVITVKDGRTTFSADGEVLFDWTDPAPLTAGWFGFRSTQARHAIDRFRVWKLN, translated from the coding sequence ATGACACGAATTTTTGAAATAATCAGCAGGACGGCGCGGGGCGTTGTCCTGCTATTTTGCATTCAGGCCGCGGCGCAACCGGCTTATAGTCAGAACGATGGACGCGGCAGTAATGCGACGCTCCTACATTCCGATGATTTTACGCAAGAACCGCTCGCCGGCCGCTGGATAGCCGAAACAGAGCCGAAAGGCCGATCCCGGGTGCGTGCGCAAGACGGCCGCCTGATTCTCGACACCGGCGGAGGGGTAACCGTTTGGTTCAAACCGAAGCTGGAAGGCAACATTCGCATCGAATACGACTGGACGGTGCTCGTGGATTCCGGCCGGAACGACCGGCTTTCGGACCTTAATCAATTTTGGATGGCCACCAACCCGCGCAATGCGGACCTGTTTGCCGCGAATGCGCAGGCGCGCAGCGGAAGTTTTGCAGAATATGATTCATTGTCGCTTTACTACGTCGGTTTTGGCGGAAATACCAACACCACCACGCGTTTCCGCAAGTACCACGGCGATGGTACCAAGCCGCTTTTGAAGGAATACCTCGATGCGCCGCATTTGCTTAAACCCAATCACACTTATCATATTGTGATCACCGTAAAGGATGGCCGCACGACCTTTTCCGCGGACGGGGAAGTGCTTTTTGACTGGACAGACCCTGCGCCGCTCACCGCGGGCTGGTTCGGTTTCCGGTCGACCCAAGCGCGGCACGCGATTGACCGGTTCCGGGTATGGAAGCTGAATTGA
- a CDS encoding arylsulfatase: protein MLKRLSTWALALLIGARAMGQSPNIVFILADDLGYGDIGAHGQKLLRTPNIDALAKEGMIFTDIHAGAPVCSPSRSVLITGLHTGHTTIRGNATIRGGIVGNKGKQTVRRANLAAGDFTVGKLMAQSGYTTALTGKWHLDGYDTLATPIHRGFDQFSGWLIAYPGTYANGYWPAKRYVNGVLKDVEQNENGRKGYYADDLTTDESLAFLAAQKDAKKPFVLMINYNSPHSPLDAADSSAYKDRDWPQDMKIYGAQVHHLDENVGKIKKYLTESGLAKNTIVFFCSDNGPRSEGTPQQTAIAEFFDSNGRLRGYKRDMYEGGIRVPMVVWAPGIVKPGSVSSEPAYFADIMPTFADIAGSKVSYTTDGASVLASIKGKAAWQPRFLYWEFFEKGFEQAVRYGKWKAVKAKGKLELYDLDKDISETNDVSADNPAIVAKIENYLKTSRTESPFWPVEGK from the coding sequence ATGCTGAAAAGGTTAAGTACATGGGCGCTGGCCCTGCTGATCGGCGCCCGGGCGATGGGACAATCGCCGAACATCGTTTTCATCCTCGCCGACGACCTCGGGTATGGCGACATCGGCGCACATGGCCAGAAGCTCCTCCGCACACCGAATATCGACGCCCTGGCCAAAGAGGGTATGATTTTCACCGACATCCACGCAGGTGCGCCCGTGTGCTCGCCTTCCCGCAGCGTGCTCATCACGGGACTGCACACGGGGCATACCACCATCCGCGGTAATGCGACCATCCGGGGCGGCATTGTCGGCAACAAAGGCAAACAAACCGTTCGTCGTGCGAACCTCGCCGCCGGCGATTTCACCGTCGGGAAGCTGATGGCGCAGAGCGGGTACACCACCGCGCTGACCGGCAAATGGCACCTCGATGGCTACGACACGCTCGCCACGCCCATTCACCGCGGTTTCGACCAGTTTTCGGGCTGGCTGATTGCTTATCCCGGCACGTATGCCAATGGTTACTGGCCCGCAAAACGGTACGTCAATGGGGTGTTGAAAGATGTTGAGCAAAATGAAAATGGCCGGAAGGGCTATTACGCCGACGACCTCACAACCGACGAAAGCCTGGCGTTTCTGGCCGCGCAGAAGGATGCGAAGAAACCTTTTGTGCTGATGATCAACTATAACAGTCCGCATTCGCCGCTGGATGCCGCCGACAGCTCCGCGTACAAAGACCGGGATTGGCCGCAGGACATGAAAATCTACGGCGCGCAGGTGCATCACCTCGATGAAAATGTGGGCAAGATCAAAAAATATCTGACCGAGAGTGGTTTAGCTAAAAACACCATCGTGTTCTTCTGCTCCGACAACGGTCCGCGCTCGGAAGGTACGCCGCAGCAGACGGCCATCGCCGAGTTTTTCGATTCCAACGGCCGGCTTCGCGGATATAAGCGGGATATGTACGAAGGCGGCATCCGCGTGCCGATGGTCGTGTGGGCGCCGGGGATTGTGAAACCGGGCAGCGTGAGCAGCGAACCGGCCTATTTCGCGGACATTATGCCTACATTCGCCGATATTGCCGGATCGAAAGTTTCTTATACGACCGACGGCGCGAGCGTGCTGGCGTCGATCAAGGGGAAGGCAGCATGGCAGCCGCGCTTTTTGTATTGGGAGTTTTTTGAAAAAGGCTTTGAACAGGCTGTTCGTTACGGCAAATGGAAAGCGGTGAAAGCCAAAGGAAAGCTGGAACTGTACGACCTGGATAAGGACATCAGCGAAACGAACGACGTGTCCGCGGACAACCCGGCGATTGTAGCGAAAATTGAAAACTATCTGAAAACCAGCAGGACGGAATCGCCATTCTGGCCGGTGGAGGGCAAATGA
- a CDS encoding RagB/SusD family nutrient uptake outer membrane protein codes for MKKYLLPILFLLPLSSCKEFLEEKMVSTITQDYFETEKGAEELVVASYNTLRWKYGFMEGPYLFETGTDITEPTDNNWATISPAVWAPTGEAGNYANNLMGYYATQLLGSYPIINDCNKAIEIITGKAPGKFGSDKAYANQRLSEVYFLRSWTFYMLVTQLGDVPMPLKSNNSLPTAFNFPKSTSAEVYSRIISDLRFAHGHLPVRQGERGRITKGAVSHLLAKLYLQRAQGREFKQYRAADGTVNPGDAHAHLGLLYKGEVASDLDSARIFATEVIDTYGASNGGQFGGLADNYWDLFKTARGDWSNESNPEIILQASYGNNLDNGRYGMRTTAAFTCDYTNAAWNIPSKTWAYGLRKGTGFLPTDWGYDVFTDKINDSRFEKSFQIEYVSASFDNAALQDGPGLTYTDAGNKSLTWTADEAGYFNANIQNSYKRPSWGGRKAVAGERKIGQGDLGLVFLENTKETAIDVNEALAQPYVLYPRWVKKGNEYYYRKTGVDRLSSNTGLLLGRTLRPSSRKFIDPNRSTVDNHFGTRDVAIFRLAETYLIRAEVLGRQGNYAGAIADINVLRARAAYKSGESRAEVLARLYPGSESLTASEKSYPYAAATDTYAKIRVDASYWDGASTKSKLENYPPEANTSARRFIHFIYNEYSREFNSEQIVYEGIHHAGIQLERVLHHNQLASSRAGNWPVADNPVAANGQNGNGKGVFSAKDTFKPFPQSYMDMLTDEKGAPLGTDAIRKYQNPGYN; via the coding sequence ATGAAAAAATACCTATTACCCATTCTCTTTTTGCTCCCGCTGAGCTCCTGCAAGGAGTTCCTGGAAGAAAAAATGGTGTCGACCATCACGCAGGACTATTTCGAAACCGAAAAAGGCGCGGAAGAACTCGTGGTGGCTTCCTACAATACGCTCCGGTGGAAATACGGCTTCATGGAAGGCCCGTACCTGTTCGAAACCGGCACCGACATTACCGAACCGACGGACAACAACTGGGCGACGATCAGCCCTGCCGTATGGGCGCCTACGGGCGAGGCGGGCAACTATGCCAATAACCTCATGGGCTACTACGCCACGCAGCTGCTGGGAAGCTACCCGATCATCAATGATTGCAATAAGGCCATCGAAATCATTACCGGAAAAGCGCCGGGCAAGTTCGGTTCGGACAAGGCCTATGCCAACCAGCGGTTGTCGGAAGTGTATTTCCTGCGCTCCTGGACGTTTTATATGCTGGTAACGCAGCTCGGCGACGTGCCGATGCCTTTGAAGAGCAACAACTCGCTGCCGACGGCATTCAATTTCCCGAAATCGACTTCGGCGGAGGTGTACAGCCGCATTATTTCCGACCTGCGTTTTGCACACGGACATTTGCCGGTGCGCCAGGGCGAACGCGGCCGCATTACGAAAGGCGCCGTGTCGCATTTGCTTGCAAAATTGTATTTGCAGCGCGCACAGGGCAGGGAATTCAAGCAATACCGCGCTGCGGACGGCACCGTCAATCCGGGCGATGCCCATGCGCACTTGGGATTGCTGTACAAGGGCGAAGTCGCCAGCGACCTCGATTCGGCCCGGATTTTTGCCACCGAGGTAATCGATACTTACGGCGCAAGTAATGGCGGGCAGTTCGGCGGGCTTGCGGATAATTACTGGGATTTATTCAAAACCGCGCGCGGAGATTGGAGCAATGAAAGCAACCCGGAAATCATCCTGCAAGCTTCCTACGGCAACAACCTCGACAATGGCCGCTACGGCATGCGTACCACAGCTGCATTCACCTGCGATTATACCAATGCAGCCTGGAACATTCCTTCCAAAACCTGGGCATACGGCCTCCGCAAAGGCACGGGCTTCCTCCCGACCGACTGGGGTTACGATGTTTTTACGGATAAGATCAATGACTCTCGCTTCGAAAAAAGCTTCCAGATCGAGTACGTGAGCGCGTCGTTCGACAATGCGGCCTTGCAGGACGGCCCGGGGCTGACCTACACCGATGCTGGCAACAAGTCGCTCACCTGGACGGCGGATGAGGCAGGTTATTTCAATGCGAACATTCAGAACAGCTACAAACGTCCGTCGTGGGGCGGGCGGAAAGCCGTGGCTGGCGAGCGGAAAATAGGGCAGGGCGACCTGGGCCTCGTATTTTTGGAAAATACCAAAGAAACGGCGATCGATGTTAACGAAGCATTGGCGCAGCCTTACGTGCTGTACCCCCGCTGGGTGAAAAAGGGAAATGAATATTACTACCGCAAAACAGGGGTGGACAGGCTGTCGTCCAACACGGGCTTGCTCCTTGGCCGTACCTTGCGTCCATCGTCCCGCAAATTCATCGATCCCAACCGCAGCACGGTGGACAACCACTTCGGCACGCGCGACGTGGCGATCTTCCGCCTCGCCGAAACTTACCTGATCCGCGCCGAAGTGCTGGGTCGCCAGGGTAACTATGCCGGCGCGATCGCGGATATCAATGTACTTCGCGCACGGGCCGCGTACAAATCGGGCGAGAGCCGTGCGGAGGTGCTTGCGCGCCTGTATCCGGGCTCCGAAAGCCTTACAGCGTCGGAAAAAAGCTATCCCTACGCCGCGGCGACCGATACTTATGCCAAAATCAGGGTGGACGCTTCCTATTGGGACGGGGCTTCGACCAAATCTAAACTGGAAAATTATCCGCCCGAGGCGAATACTTCCGCCAGGCGCTTCATTCATTTTATATACAATGAATACTCGCGCGAATTCAACTCCGAGCAGATCGTGTACGAGGGCATTCACCACGCCGGCATCCAGCTCGAACGCGTGCTGCACCATAACCAGCTCGCATCTTCCCGCGCAGGCAACTGGCCCGTGGCCGACAACCCCGTGGCCGCCAACGGCCAGAATGGCAATGGAAAAGGTGTTTTTAGTGCAAAAGATACATTCAAGCCGTTCCCGCAGTCGTACATGGACATGCTGACGGACGAAAAAGGCGCGCCGCTGGGAACGGATGCGATCCGGAAATACCAGAATCCAGGTTATAACTGA